One Pochonia chlamydosporia 170 chromosome 5, whole genome shotgun sequence DNA segment encodes these proteins:
- a CDS encoding exocyst complex component Sec8 (similar to Neosartorya fischeri NRRL 181 XP_001259882.1): protein MSNRYGGGAAMRNGNGYGNFGRAPPDGYDAYSDGRSSDRIDARYGTPPGSRGPPPPPAVRNMPSRARIQETSAERQITQVLEHIRSEWPSMCENDSIPVQLALQLLDSSSVGRAHEYRKFQETHSYLQDSLKNIVHEHHQGFNSSIGTFHKIQGSIQASQKRVRELKESLASSKASLCATDPELKKLSQTSSEYDELLQTLNELDDLRAVPDQLEARISEKRFLGAVEVLQNALRKLRRPELDGIGALSDLRMYLANQETALMDILVEELHEHLYLKSPYCQERWQNLAKSQGAYADGYVDANSIPPFHTVLSSIDLEKAATEDPMKNPEADTFNYIGLLVEALNRLGRLQNAVETLKQRLPVELFGVVNETINEVDQRHPSSLRGAAGKADGVLVYNNRETQMRADVIYDLLWTLYGKFEAIAEGQRAFHEFIKALIRREGAGNNSALLGSFKELWNLYQNEIRSLLHNYVTTDADVYQFDSPNPGANFAGKKETMREHLFKFSEADSKSVDMVTEYDALEGIIQATVPGLTSGSRKHGPDSKKNRVTVDGLSRRDGLGGGGSGSGGQGGLGLVGSGKQSIGSYKALVEPSVFNMSLLLPPTLTFLQRLKTIVPPGSDLATSTLTTFLDNFLVNVFQPQLDETLSKLSDTVFTEADSFLQDQTWKLVAARPVFKGTTRFFQIVTAFCKMLGTIPPDQALSSLIVTQMMRYYDRCFSWYRSLVTKTQEQSEDANNLRASARFSVSPGPLQEVMKEVWACKDAPSIELLSKEIQTLIEQTNGSPLEMNDIIQDRDTISALCLLYTSMQWLAEKISGLRHITSHETDSSRQALPRQATRRWTLTGEQGKAASDQGPVHLPLTQESVQTFDNIVSSYRELATTALLTLHAEVRTRIVHSLHNALSPSIAPYLLDQEVREPDPQILSLNLELVLFDETIVRYLRDKEVTFIRTGLGRLINNYLVGNAKLASPMNEKGCGRMQLNILVLQQNLKNVEEGVDLARAANYFALFDSGPDAIVEKAKEDKDKGKEGADAAQTFTYDELKALMELCFSEGMSNRERGIASAAKRKLDDKLLGLSEHMWQS from the exons ATGTCCAACCGATATGGAGGCGGCGCCGCGATGCGTAACGGCAATGGGTACGGCAACTTTGGCAGAGCACCGCCGGACGGCTACGACGCATACAGCGACGGTCGATCGAGTGACAGAATCGATGCCCGGTACGGCACGCCGCCGGGTTCAAGAGGACCGCCGCCACCCCCAGCCGTGCGGAACATGCCCTCCCGTGCTCGCATCCAGGAGACGAGCGCCGAGAGGCAAATCACCCAAGTGCTGGAGCACATTCGGAGCGAATGGCCGTCCATGTGTGAGAACGACTCGATCCCCGTCCAGCTTGCTCTTCAGCTGCTCGACTCGAGCTCCGTCGGCCGCGCCCACGAGTACCGCAAGTTTCAGGAGACGCACAGCTACCTGCAAGACTCGCTCAAAAACATTGTGCACGAGCACCATCAGGGCTTTAACAGTTCAATCGGCACCTTTCACAAAATTCAGGGCAGCATCCAGGCCTCGCAAAAACGCGTCCGCGAACTCAAAGAGTCCCTGGCCAGCTCCAAGGCGAGCCTGTGCGCCACCGACCCggagctcaagaagctctcGCAGACGTCATCAGAGTACGACGAGTTGCTGCAAACGCTAAACGAGTTGGATGATTTGCGAGCCGTACCCGACCAGCTGGAGGCGCGGATATCAGAGAAGCGATTCTTGGGTGCGGTGGAAGTATTGCAGAATGCGCTCCGAAAGCTGAGACGGCCGGAACTGGACGGCATTGGCGCACTGAGCGATTTGCGCATGTACCTTGCCAACCAGGAAACCGCATTGATGGACATTCTCGTCGAGGAGCTCCACGAGCACTTGTACCTCAAGTCGCCGTACTGCCAGGAGAGGTGGCAGAACCTCGCCAAGTCCCAGGGGGCATATGCAGACGGATACGTCGACGCCAACAGCATACCGCCGTTTCACACGGTGCTGAGCTCTATAGATTTGGAAAAGGCGGCGACGGAGGACCCAATGAAAAATCCCGAGGCGGACACATTCAACTACATTGGCTTGCTGGTGGAGGCACTCAACAGACTGGGCCGGCTGCAGAACGCCGTGGAGACGTTGAAGCAGCGGCTGCCGGTTGAGCTGTTTGGCGTCGTCAATGAGACGATCAACGAGGTTGACCAGAGACACCCGAGCTCGCTTCGCGGTGCGGCCGGCAAGGCGGACGGCGTGCTCGTGTACAACAACCGCGAGACACAGATGCGGGCCGACGTCATCTACGACCTGTTGTGGACGCTATACGGAAAATTTGAGGCCATTGCGGAGGGACAGCGCGCGTTTCACGAGTTCATCAAGGCCCTCATTCGGCGCGAGGGAGCGGGCAACAACAGTGCGCTGCTGGGAAGCTTCAAGGAGCTCTGGAACCTGTATCAAAACGAGATTCGATCCCTCCTGCATAATTATGTCACTACCGACGCCGACGTATACCAATTCGACTCTCCGAATCCGGGGGCCAATTTCGCCGGCAAGAAGGAGACGATGCGGGAGCATTTGTTCAAGTTTTCCGAGGCGGATTCCAAGTCTGTCGACATGGTCACAGAGTATGATGCGCTCGAGGGCATTATCCAAGCAACCGTCCCGGGGCTGACGAGCGGCTCACGCAAGCACGGGCCGGATTCGAAGAAGAACCGCGTCACCGTCGACGGCCTCAGCAGAAGGGACggcctcggcggcggcggtagcggcagcggcggccaGGGAGGACTAGGACTGGTGGGATCCGGCAAGCAGTCCATCGGCTCGTACAAGGCTCTTGTCGAGCCAAGCGTCTTCAACATGAGTCTGCTGCTTccgccaacattgacgtttcttcaacgcctcaagACGATTGTCCCGCCGGGGTCGGATTTGGCGACGAGCACACTGACCACGTTCCTCGACAACTTTCTCGTCAATGTCTTTCAGCCTCAGCTCGACGAAACGCTTAGCAAGCTCAGTGACACGGTGTTTACAGAGGCAGACTCTTTCCTGCAAGACCAGACGTGGAAGCTGGTGGCGGCCCGGCCCGTTTTCAAAGGCACCACTCGATTCTTTCAGATTGTCACCGCGTTTTGCAAAATGCTGGGCACGATCCCTCCCGATCAGGCACTGAGCTCGCTTATTGTCACGCAAATGATGCGGTACTACGACCGATGCTTTAGCTGGTACAGATCCCTCGTGACAAAGACACAGGAGCAAAGCGAAGACGCCAACAATCTGAGGGCATCGGCACGATTTTCTGTTTCGCCGGGACCGCTGCAAGAAGTCATGAAGGAGGTGTGGGCTTGCAAGGACGCCCCCTCGATCGAGCTTCTCTCCAAGGAGATTCAGACACTTATTGAGCAGACCAACGGCTCACCTCTTGAAATGAATGACATTATTCAAGACCGCGATACCATCTCGGCCCTGTGCCTCTTGTATACGAGCATGCAGTGGCTTGCGGAAAAGATTTCTGGTCTGCGGCACATAACATCCCACGAGACGGATTCCTCCAGACAGGCCTTGCCACGGCAGGCAACTCGACGATGGACCCTGACGGGCGAGCAGGGCAAGGCAGCTTCGGACCAGGGTCCCGTTCACTTGCCTCTTACTCAGGAATCAGTGCA AACctttgacaacattgtcTCCTCGTACAGGGAGCTCGCCACGACGGCCCTGCTCACCCTCCACGCCGAAGTGCGCACCCGCATCGTCCACTCTCTCCACAATGCGCTGTCGCCCTCCATAGCCCCCTACCTGCTGGACCAAGAGGTCCGCGAGCCAGATCCGCAAATCCTCTCCCTCAACCTTGAGCTGGTGCTCTTTGACGAGACCATTGTCCGCTACCTCCGTGACAAGGAAGTCACCTTTATCCGCACTGGCCTGGGtcgcctcatcaacaactacCTGGTTGGCAACGCAAAACTCGCCTCGCCCATGAACGAAAAGGGCTGCGGAAGAATGCAGCTCAACATTCTTGTCCTGCAGCAAAATCTGAAGAATGTAGAAGAGGGCGTTGATCTTGCAAGGGCTGCTAATTACTTTGCCTTGTTTGACAGTGGCCctgatgccattgttgaaaaggccaaggaggataaggacaagggcaaggagggGGCGGACGCAGCCCAGACGTTTACGTACGATGAGCTCAAGGCGTTGATGGAGTTGTGCTTTAGCGAAGGGATGAGTAATCGGGAAAGGGGAATTGCCAGCGCTGCAAAGAGGAAGTTGGATGATAAGCTGTTGGGGTTGAGTGAGCACATGTGGCAGTCGTAA
- a CDS encoding endoglucanase (similar to Metarhizium robertsii ARSEF 23 XP_007819328.1) produces MFKKIVLAGMVASVSAHMKMSNPAPYDNDKLTNGPLDASGSDFPCKNPNYAVLPSTANSYAQGSKQTLKFLGTAVHGGGSCQLSLTTDEKPTKNSVWKVIKSIEGGCPAKDAAGNLAGNSAAMPDPFTYDFTIPKDLPAGKYTLAWTWFNKIGNREMYMNCAPISITGSGGSQSYLGGLPDMFVANIGNGCGTKDSTDLKFPDPGKDVDQFGLKTSAALAPPTGNCKAGGGGGAQPTGGGSQPQPTYAPQPTSAPQPSQPPQPSQPAGVSNSIPGGVFVTVSQGQGQNPSQPAPTSQAPAPTNQAPVPTDNAPPPSPTNGGSGPAPTTGTGGGSGGGGGAGGFAAGTACTSEGMWNCIGGTSFQRCAAGAWSATQNVASGTSCTPGQGAELKVSGGRASKRRLRRGLRFSF; encoded by the coding sequence ATGTTTAAGAAGATTGTCTTGGCCGGCATGGTCGCCTCTGTGAGCGCCCACATGAAGATGTCCAACCCTGCTCCCTACGACAATGACAAGTTGACCAACGGGCCCCTTGATGCCAGTGGTAGCGATTTTCCCTGCAAGAATCCCAACTACGCTGTACTTCCATCCACGGCCAATAGTTATGCCCAGGGAAGCAAGCAGACCCTGAAGTTCCTCGGCACTGCCGTTCACGGTGGCGGCTCATGTCAGCTCTCCCTCACAACCGACGAAAAGCCCACCAAGAACTCTGTATGGAAGGTTATCAAATCCATCGAAGGAGGCTGCCCGGCAAAAGATGCCGCAGGGAACTTGGCGGGCAACAGCGCTGCGATGCCCGACCCATTCACATACGACTTTACCATTCCCAAGGACCTGCCCGCCGGCAAATACACCCTGGCCTGGACCTGGTTCAACAAGATTGGCAATCGTGAAATGTACATGAACTGTGCccccatcagcatcaccggCTCCGGCGGCTCCCAGAGCTACCTGGGTGGCTTGCCGGACATGTTTGTCGCCAACATTGGCAACGGCTGCGGGACCAAGGACAGCACGGATTTGAAGTTCCCCGACCCCGGCAAGGACGTTGACCAGTTTGGCCTCAAGACCTCTGCAGCTTTGGCACCGCCCACGGGCAATTGCAAGgctggaggcggcggcggcgctCAGCCTACGGGCGGCGGTTCTCAACCCCAACCCACGTATGCTCCTCAACCTACCTCGGCTCCCCAGCCGAGCCAACCTCCTCAGCCGAGTCAACCTGCCGGCGTCAGCAACAGTATTCCCggtggtgtgtttgtgaCCGTGAGCCAGGGTCAAGGCCAGaatcccagccagcctgctCCTACTAGCCAAGCACCCGCTCCCACGAACCAAGCACCCGTTCCTACCGACAACGCCCCGCCGCCCAGCCCTACCAACGGCGGCAGCGGTCCGGCTCCCACAACCGGgactggcggcggcagtggAGGTGGCGGTGGTGCAGGGGGCTTCGCCGCAGGAACTGCTTGCACTTCCGAGGGCATGTGGAACTGCATTGGCGGAACCTCTTTCCAGCGCTGTGCCGCTGGTGCTTGGTCTGCGACTCAGAATGTTGCCTCTGGAACCAGCTGCACTCCCGGACAAGGCGCTGAGCTAAAGGTGTCCGGAGGCCGGGCGAGCAagcgccgcctccgccgcgGCTTGCGGTTCTCGTTTTAA
- a CDS encoding epoxide hydrolase (similar to Metarhizium acridum CQMa 102 XP_007808419.1) yields the protein MSGSGEAAHVLDEEVKLYTIHISSKYLNLTRQKLELTRLPHDVPHPCRDEWWEPKSTVEPLVDYWLEKYSWREQEAEFNANIPQFRTAIQATSSDSPVRLHFIHSRSTHANAVPLLLIPPFPFTNLSLMHLINLFTTPDDPARDTPFHLVIPSLPGLGFSDPITSNKRMIPLIADMFDSLMQRLGYTHYLATNAAPSPNSISDIDWRVVNHIATLHPDSCLGVHLVSPSFKAPTMQSAPLEWLKWKTASTFSTPMLGYSQEDIVAFRQQPKQKQVPLMPGVGGVSKVFEPNTLSYALCDSPAGLLLFMLMVLRILGPKHEFSNKDLIQMAELTWLPGPEGTMRLLAHSASNADDLKPGSKRPKVGITAFSGTGARNERNGLEPSAALPTSGPDVHTCLAWGRSRYNIVSWQRVPGNAGLLAWERPDVLVDGVRKLTGVIVAHDNRLQESKQPGTALLEQVVVDGDGVAPAETSGTTIQAQETSPLPAPADKKDPAEQGQVGEDAKMQRPPTPMFPLMGEPSRETELAQDVGDASQGSSGGSPNTIRPMKKGRE from the exons ATGTCTGGCTCTGGGGAGGCTGCGCATGTGTTGGACGAGGAGGTCAAGTTGTACACAATTCAT ATATCGAGCAAGTACCTCAACCTGACGAGGCAAAAGCTCGAACTTACTCGCCTGCCGCACGATGTCCCTCATCCCTGCAGGGACGAATGGTGGGAGCCAAAATCGACAGTCGAGCCACTGGTAGACTATTG GCTGGAGAAGTATTCCTGGCGCGAGCAGGAGGCCGAGTTCAATGCCAACATTCCGCAGTTTCGAACCGCCATCCAAGCAACCTCTTCCGACAGCCCCGTTCGTCTACACTTTATACATTCGCGGTCGACGCACGCCAACGCCGTGCCGTTACTCTTGATACCCCCATTTCCGTTCACAAACCTATCTCTAATGCACCTCATCAACCTGTTTACCACACCCGACGACCCGGCAAGGGACACGCCTTTCCACCTGGTGATCCCGTCGCTGCCAGGCCTAGGGTTTAGCGATcccatcaccagcaacaagcgcATGATTCCGCTCATTGCCGACATGTTTGACAGCCTGATGCAGAGGCTCGGGTATACGCACTACCTGGCAACCAACGCTGCTCCGTCGCCAAATTCCATTTCCGACATTGACTGGCGAGTCGTCAACCACATCGCAACGCTGCACCCGGATTCTTGTCTCGGCGTCCACTTGGTATCGCCGTCCTTCAAGGCCCCCACGATGCAAAGCGCACCGTTGGAATGGCTCAAGTGGAAGACGGCGTCGACATTTTCGACGCCCATGCTGGGATATTCCCAGGAAGACATTGTGGCTTTTCGgcagcagccaaagcagaagCAGGTGCCGCTGATGCCGGGGGTGGGCGGCGTGAGCAAAGTCTTTGAGCCCAATACGCTGTCGTATGCGCTGTGTGACTCGCCTGCcgggctgctgctgtttATGCTCATGGTACTGAGGATACTGGGGCCCAAGCACGAATTTTCAAACAAGGACCTCATTCAGATGGCCGAGCTAACGTGGCTACCCGGGCCAGAGGGCacgatgaggttgttggcGCATAGTGCGTCGAATGCGGATGATCTGAAACCAGGGTCCAAACGGCCCAAAGTTGGCATTACCGCTTTTTCAGGGACCGGGGCACGGAACGAAAGGAATGGACTCGAGCCCAGTGCTGCCCTGCCGACATCCGGCCCAGATGTCCATACGTGTCTTGCCTGGGGCAGAAGCAGATATAACATTGTTTCGTGGCAGCGAGTGCCTGGCAATGCCGGCTTGTTGGCGTGGGAGAGACCCGACGTGTTGGTTGACGGTGTAAGAAAGTTGACAGGGGTCATTGTGGCTCACGACAACAGGCTCCAGGAATCAAAGCAGCCCGGAACTGCGCTCCTGGAGcaagtcgtcgtcgacggAGATGGAGTCGCCCCAGCTGAGACATCGGGAACCACGATTCAGGCGCAAGAGACGTCACCGCTGCCGGCGCCTGCAGATAAGAAGGATCCTGCCGAGCAGGGCCAAGTCGGCGAGGATGCAAAGATGCAGAGACCGCCGACCCCAATGTTTCCATTAATGGGCGAGCCTAGCCGGGAGACAGAGCTGGCTCAGGATGTAGGGGATGCCAGTCAGGGGTCAAGTGGGGGCAGTCCTAACACCATCAGACCGATGAAGAAGGGTCGTGAATGA
- a CDS encoding glucan synthesis regulatory protein (similar to Magnaporthe oryzae 70-15 XP_003719889.1), which yields MANPFATALRSFWHTMTSNDRHSTFDSPQRTGRHVPLHNGRNGILTGVATASDSRADISSPYTDEGGRGSPTRNGNQSPISRGYSPGMRSQSAQRGDGFEVQSPGDVPMQSFQDGLPPPPPVRYSWERIDTWAEENYTELWDQLGEGATNNDLNDLEHQLDCSLPQDVRESLMVHDGQERGGNPTGIIFGSMLMDCEEIVQEWEQWRRVNNQYLLDNAPTKPTTPSKAFGGGSSEASSSKQQPPRPSSSSSAGDGEWRQNLLARQASVPPNTVQKAYAHSGWIPLVRDWGGNNLAVDLAPGPNGRWGQIILFGRDYDTKYVVARSWAAFLALVADDLNSGKWFVDDDTGELKLREFRDSRVEPAYFNILRWRMDQKHGRRPGPGKRQSMANGKAPSPRGSRSASPYGSPIEANGDVRGRSLQRLSGSSPLASPMRAGGYGKNPLSRVTEESAIPEVPSAEIEPSKLVEVETPRESEEGKTGLRITTIARSESDLLRDKENENPAKLNGKAPATADDTMKTIEI from the exons atggccaaccC TTTCGCTACGGCCCTTCGCTCTTTTTGGCACACCATGACGAGCAACGACAGAC ATTCAACCTTTGACTCGCCACAGCGCACCGGTCGCCACGTCCCTCTGCACAACGGTCGAAATGGCATCCTCACTGGTGTCGCTACTGCCTCGGATTCTCGCGCTGACATCAGCTCACCCTACACCGACGAAGGAGGTCGCGGTTCGCCCACCCGCAACGGCAACCAAAGTCCCATTTCGCGAGGGTACTCGCCGGGAATGCGCTCGCAATCAGCACAGCGAGGCGACGGCTTCGAGGTCCAGAGCCCCGGTGACGTCCCCATGCAGTCTTTCCAAGATGGTCTGCCCCCTCCGCCTCCCGTTCGCTATTCTTGGGAACGCATCGACACATGGGCCGAAGAGAACTATACAGAACTGTGGGACCAGCTGGGCGAAGGcgccaccaacaacgacCTGAACGACCTGGAACATCAGCTTGACTGCTCGCTGCCCCAAGACGTCCGCGAGTCATTAATGGTTCATGATGGCCAGGAACGGGGAGGAAACCCCACGGGAATTATTTTTGGATCCATGCTGATGGACTGTGAGGAAATTGTGCAAGAATGGGAACAGTGGAGACGAGTCAACAATCAGTATCTTTTGGACAATGCGCCCACGAAGCCGACTACGCCGTCCAAGGcgtttggcggcggcagcagcgaggcttcttcatcaaaaCAGCAACCACCTCGACcttcgtcctcatcttctgCCGGCGACGGCGAATGGAGACAGAATCTCCTCGCTCGCCAGGCCTCCGTCCCGCCCAACACGGTGCAAAAGGCCTATGCCCACAGCGGCTGGATTCCCCTGGTCCGGGACTGGGGCGGCAACAACTTGGCAGTCGACCTGGCGCCCGGGCCCAACGGTCGCTGGGGCCAGATTATCCTGTTTGGAAGAGACTACGACACCAAATACGTTGTGGCGCGCTCGTGGGCCGCCTTTCTCGCCCTGGTTGCCGACGACCTCAACAGTGGCAAGTGGTTCGTCGACGATGACACCGGTGAGCTCAAGCTGCGAGAGTTCAGGGACTCGAGAGTAGAGCCGGCGTACTTTAACATTTTGCGATGGAGGATGGACCAGAAACATGGACGACGACCGGGCCCCGGCAAGCGTCAGTCCATGGCCAACGGAAAGGCTCCGTCTCCCCGGGGTTCACGGTCTGCCTCTCCCTATGGTAGCCCTATTGAGGCCAATGGCGATGTTCGTGGTCGATCCTTGCAACGGTTGAGCGGCTCCTCGCCACTGGCGAGCCCCATGAGAGCCGGAGGATATGGCAAGAACCCTCTGAGTAGAGTGACGGAGGAGTCTGCAATCCCCGAAGTGCCGAGCGCGGAAATCGAACCCAGCAAGCTGGTCGAGGTCGAAACGCCGAGGGAGAGCGAGGAGGGGAAAACCGGACTGCGAATCACAACCATTGCTCGTTCCGAGTCGGATCTGCTCAGAGACAAGGAGAACGAGAATCCGGCCAAGTTGAACGGCAAGGCACCTGCAACCGCCGACGACACAATGAAGACGATTGAGATTTGA
- a CDS encoding AIG2-like protein (similar to Metarhizium robertsii ARSEF 23 XP_007817733.1), translating to MSGEGTAFVYGTLMAPEVFFSVCYGDKEPPQAIRNLHTFTPAILEGYCRHRVQLADYPAAVPESGREIRGIYVTGLTDANMEKLDYFEGAEYERRTVEVRLLGKDGEADVGGPMKRASVYVFLKPNDIERREWDFEEFRRDKMKLWARGDWAFDDDDKASVKCTA from the exons ATGAGCGGAGAAGGCACGGCATTCGTATATG GCACTTTG ATGGCCCCCGAGGTCTTCTTTAGTGTTTGCTACGGGGATAAAGAACCGCCACAAGCGATCCGCAATCTACATACGTTCACACCCGCAATTCTCGAGGGTTACTGCCGCCACAGAGTGCAACTCGCTGACTATCCCGCCGCTGTCCCGGAGAGTGGACGGGAGATTCGTGGCATATACGTTACGGGTCTGACTGATGCCAACATGGAAAAACTAGATTACTTTGAAGGCGCAGAGTACGAGCGACGGACGGTCGAGGTGCGCCTGCTGGGCAAGGATGGAGAGGCGGACGTTGGTGGCCCAATGAAGAGGGCGTCGGTGTACGTTTTCTTGAAGCCAAATGACATCGAGAGGCGTGAATGGGACTTTGAGGAGTTTCGCcgggacaagatgaagctctGGGCTCGTGGCGACTGGGCATTTG acgacgacgacaaggctTCGGTAAAGTGCACAGCTTAA